The following proteins are co-located in the Saccharomycodes ludwigii strain NBRC 1722 chromosome V, whole genome shotgun sequence genome:
- the BUB2 gene encoding Bub2p (similar to Saccharomyces cerevisiae YMR055C | BUB2 | Budding Uninhibited by Benzimidazole), with product MKKEEQNNLIALKNYENFIYKQQPVILNSSLSQLRYLILTEGLPEIINHSNNTNIRLHVWSILLQCSMVNCTTKYLKLLGKGPPPIKIYDKIKNDTFRTLNTDVEFKTKVAEASLIRCLSCFSWGILERETEMGTEMGTERGIEREERLSTYVQGMNVLLAPLLYISNGLEPMAFQLFNKLCRYHIPTYLDRNLTGVYKGCQLVEICLFIIDPTLSKFLRQEHLLTAEIYGVPSILTLSACTPPLHQVIKLWDFMFAYGFHMNLLFIVAQLVLIRTELLNNPSPINFLNNLPPFNAEDVIRLGVGFLAKIPDDIYELLVTHLYNYDVAIPNML from the coding sequence ATGAAAAAGGAGGAACAAAATAATCTAATAGCTCTTAAAAATTAcgaaaattttatatataaacaacaaCCAGTAATATTGAACTCATCATTATCACAATTAAGATACCTAATACTGACAGAAGGTTTACCGGAAATTATTAATCATTCGAACAACACCAACATAAGATTGCATGTTTGGTCTATATTACTGCAATGTTCAATGGTTAATTGTACCACAAAATACTTAAAGTTACTAGGTAAAGGGCCACCACccataaaaatatacgataagataaaaaatgataCCTTTAGGACACTAAACACAGACGTAGAATTTAAGACCAAAGTCGCTGAAGCTTCCTTAATAAGGTGCTTAAGTTGTTTTTCGTGGGGGATCCTTGAAAGAGAAACAGAAATGGGGACAGAAATGGGGACAGAAAGGGGGATAGAAAGGGAGGAAAGGCTTTCTACCTACGTCCAAGGGATGAATGTTTTATTGGCTCCGTTATTGTACATTTCAAATGGCCTGGAGCCTATGGCCTTCCAATTATTCAACAAATTGTGCCGGTACCATATCCCAACATATTTAGATAGGAACTTAACAGGTGTTTATAAAGGTTGTCAATTAGTAGAGATATGCTTATTTATAATAGATCCTACTTTAAGTAAATTTTTGAGGCAAGAACATTTATTAACAGCAGAAATATACGGTGTTCCAAGCATTTTAACTTTAAGTGCTTGCACTCCACCGTTGCATCaagttattaaattatGGGATTTTATGTTCGCTTACGGTTTCCATATGAACCTTCTATTTATTGTGGCACAATTAGTGCTAATAAGAACAGAATTGCTAAATAATCCATCtccaattaattttttgaataaccTCCCCCCGTTCAATGCGGAAGACGTTATAAGGCTGGGCGTTGGTTTTTTAGCCAAAATACCTGATGATATTTATGAACTATTAGTTActcatttatataattatgatgTAGCAATACCCAACatgttataa
- the FET3 gene encoding ferroxidase FET3 (similar to Saccharomyces cerevisiae YMR058W | FET3 | FErrous Transport), translating into MLLQSWVLFSIITFFSSSIISKVHAATHVYNWTTGLGDYNVDGTDTRPIITCNGEFPWPDIRVTKGDRIIKGEIVELVLNNNDTGTHPFHLHGHAFQTVFRDVAYDVDANIPHPYNGTEVGFREYPMIRDTFYVRPLSSFVIRFMADNPGVWFFHCHIEWHLMQGLALVLVEAPDEIQNTASQQLTDNHIQVCKNIGVPYVGNAAGNSENFLDLTGQNVQQQTIPTGFTKKGIIAMTFTCFSGFLGMVSLATYGLAGISTGEEIELMEDLGIDPEEELEREEQEDGVLHLDNRDSRSSNFAYGITGSEDDKEKESDSNRKNNIKSTVITTQLTGTSDANESSNVHSSHY; encoded by the exons atgctacTTCAATCGTGGGTGTTGTTTAGTATTATCACATTTTTTAGTTCATCTATTATTTCTAAAGTTCATGCCGCTACTCATGTTTATAATTGGACAACTGGTTTAGGTGATTACAATGTGGATGGTACAGATACAAGGCCAATTATTACATGTAATGGAGAATTTCCATGGCCAGATATTAGGGTTACAAAGGGTGATAGGATCATT AAGGGTGAGATTGTTGAACttgttttgaataataatgatactgGTACACATCCTTTCCATTTACATGGCCATGCTTTCCAAACAGTATTTAGGGATGTTGCATATGATGTAGACGCTAATATTCCGCATCCTTACAATGGTACCGAGGTAGGGTTCCGTGAATATCCAATGATTAGAGACACATTTTATGTTAGACCACTATCTTCGTTTGTTATTAGATTTATGGCTGATAATCCAGGTGTTTGGTTTTTCCATTGTCATATTGAATGGCATTTAATGCAGGGATTGGCACTTGTTTTGGTTGAAGCACCTGATGAGATACAAAACACTGCAAGTCAGCAATTGACTGATAACCACATACAGGTATGTAAGAATATTGGTGTTCCTTATGTTGGTAATGCTGCAGGCAACTCTGAGAATTTCTTAGATTTGACTGGACAAAATGTACAACAACAGACCATTCCAACTGGATTTACCAAGAAGGGTATTATTGCTATGACTTTTACATGTTTTTCGGGCTTTTTAGGTATGGTTTCTTTGGCAACGTATGGGTTGGCTGGTATTAGTACGGGTGAGGAGATTGAGCTTATGGAAGATTTGGGTATTGATccagaagaagaattagAACGTGAAGAGCAAGAAGATGGTGTGCTTCATCTTGATAATAGAGACTCGAGGTCTTCTAACTTTGCTTATGGGATAACTGGAAGTGAGGATgataaggaaaaagaatCCGATAGTAACAGGaagaataatattaaaagtacTGTTATCACAACACAATTAACTGGTACAAGTGATGCTAATGAATCATCAAACGTTCATTCTTCTCATTACTAA